Proteins from one Pontibacter korlensis genomic window:
- a CDS encoding sulfite exporter TauE/SafE family protein, producing MQHWELLFFFFVIAFVYASVGFGGGSSYLAILALYTLPFKEIRLIALICNIIVVTGGTILFIRNNHINWKKVIPLVLVSIPMAFLGARVRIEQHTFYVLLGCSLIAAAVLMWAKKRANYESIAPGEEQKSYTRDGLLGGIIGFLSGMLGIGGGIFLSPILNLTKWDTAKRIAATASIFILVNSLAGIAGQLSQLLPAIDYTRILLLGMAVLAGGQLGSRVAIVKFNPLLIRRITAALIFVAGVEVLYKHLPWIN from the coding sequence ATGCAGCACTGGGAGCTACTGTTTTTCTTTTTTGTAATAGCTTTTGTGTATGCTTCTGTAGGCTTTGGTGGTGGCTCCAGCTATCTTGCAATTCTGGCCTTATACACGCTGCCCTTTAAGGAGATCAGGTTAATTGCGCTGATTTGCAATATCATCGTGGTAACCGGAGGAACTATCCTTTTCATCCGGAACAACCATATAAACTGGAAAAAGGTTATTCCCCTGGTGCTGGTAAGTATTCCAATGGCCTTTCTGGGTGCGAGGGTCAGGATTGAACAGCATACTTTCTATGTGCTATTAGGGTGCAGCCTGATTGCAGCAGCCGTATTGATGTGGGCAAAGAAGAGGGCCAATTACGAAAGTATAGCACCTGGTGAGGAGCAGAAAAGCTATACCAGAGACGGACTTTTAGGTGGGATTATAGGCTTTTTATCTGGCATGTTGGGAATTGGGGGCGGCATCTTTCTCTCCCCTATCTTAAACCTGACAAAGTGGGACACAGCTAAAAGGATTGCTGCCACAGCAAGTATTTTTATACTTGTAAACTCATTGGCTGGCATTGCAGGGCAACTTTCTCAACTCCTGCCCGCTATAGACTACACCCGCATTTTGCTACTGGGCATGGCCGTGTTGGCCGGAGGGCAGTTAGGCTCCCGCGTAGCTATTGTAAAATTTAACCCGCTGCTGATCCGTCGAATCACGGCAGCACTCATTTTTGTGGCAGGAGTTGAAGTGCTTTACAAACACCTGCCCTGGATTAATTAG
- a CDS encoding molybdenum cofactor biosynthesis protein MoaE, giving the protein MIDIKLTEEQLDIPASINWVMAPDCGGIDVFIGTVRNATKGKRVLHLEFEAYRQMALNEMQKITDQAMEKWPVQKVLLHHRTGVLEVGEVPVVIAVAAAHRDAAFDACRYIIDTLKQTVPIWKREIFEDGEVWVAAHP; this is encoded by the coding sequence ATGATAGATATCAAATTAACGGAAGAGCAACTCGACATACCTGCCTCTATCAACTGGGTAATGGCACCAGACTGTGGCGGCATTGATGTTTTTATCGGTACAGTACGTAATGCCACCAAAGGCAAGAGAGTGCTGCACCTGGAGTTTGAAGCCTACAGACAAATGGCACTGAACGAGATGCAGAAAATTACAGACCAGGCGATGGAAAAATGGCCGGTGCAGAAAGTGCTTCTACATCACAGGACAGGCGTGCTGGAAGTAGGTGAAGTACCCGTTGTAATTGCTGTAGCAGCTGCACACAGAGATGCGGCTTTTGATGCCTGCCGCTACATTATCGATACCTTAAAACAAACTGTACCCATCTGGAAGAGAGAGATTTTCGAAGATGGAGAAGTTTGGGTGGCTGCCCACCCTTAA
- a CDS encoding c-type cytochrome, with product MLKGLIISLTVTTGYLFTTAPTTQPDSLAESLKRGKQVYAANCQSCHMETGEGVPGVFPPLAKSENLMKDPKRAINAVVHGVSGEITVNGQKYNMDMPAQSHLSDEEVADVVNYIQNNWGNKAKAVTPAQVKAARKQQ from the coding sequence ATGCTAAAAGGCTTAATAATATCTCTAACCGTTACAACGGGCTATTTATTCACCACTGCTCCTACTACACAACCTGACTCCCTGGCTGAAAGCTTGAAAAGGGGCAAGCAAGTATACGCAGCGAACTGCCAGAGTTGCCATATGGAGACAGGAGAAGGTGTACCTGGTGTATTCCCGCCACTTGCTAAATCAGAGAACCTGATGAAAGACCCAAAGAGGGCCATCAATGCTGTGGTACATGGGGTATCTGGTGAGATTACAGTAAATGGGCAGAAGTATAACATGGATATGCCGGCCCAAAGCCACCTGTCTGATGAGGAAGTTGCTGACGTAGTAAATTACATCCAGAATAACTGGGGCAATAAAGCCAAAGCGGTAACTCCTGCCCAGGTAAAAGCAGCACGCAAACAGCAATAA
- the moaC gene encoding cyclic pyranopterin monophosphate synthase MoaC, protein MSDFSHLNDKGQATMVDVGGKQATHRTATARSIVSLPSEVLEKLSEGDIQTKKGSVFQTAIIAGIMAAKKTGDLIPLCHPIGMDNCNINIQLNEQQEVVIDCTASITAKTGIEMEALVGASVAALTVYDMCKALSHDIVIKETKLIEKTGGKRDFKRS, encoded by the coding sequence ATGAGTGATTTTTCACACCTGAACGATAAAGGGCAGGCCACCATGGTAGATGTGGGAGGGAAGCAGGCAACCCACCGTACTGCCACTGCCAGAAGCATTGTGTCCTTGCCATCCGAGGTTTTGGAGAAGCTATCGGAAGGAGACATACAAACCAAGAAAGGATCCGTCTTCCAAACAGCTATTATTGCCGGCATCATGGCGGCTAAAAAGACAGGCGACCTGATCCCTTTATGCCATCCGATCGGTATGGATAACTGCAACATCAACATCCAATTGAATGAGCAACAGGAGGTAGTGATAGACTGCACGGCCAGCATCACAGCCAAAACAGGTATAGAAATGGAGGCACTGGTGGGTGCATCGGTTGCGGCCCTGACGGTATATGATATGTGCAAGGCACTGAGCCATGACATTGTAATTAAGGAAACGAAGCTGATAGAAAAGACAGGAGGAAAGCGTGACTTTAAAAGATCATAA
- a CDS encoding HesA/MoeB/ThiF family protein translates to MQPDLLRYSCQMALPGFDEGTQDLLQNARVLIVGTGGLGCPAAQYLAAAGVGTLGIADFDTVSVGNLHRQVLFTPEEIGQMKALVACEKLQRQNPGIKLVPHVLKVTSANVMELLQEYDLVLDGTDNFDAKYLLNDACVLAGKPLVYGAIYQFEGQVAVWNVKQQGSFSPNYRDVYPEVDASQVPNCTEGGVIPTLAGMIGCMQANEVIKYITKTGDVLAGKMLLVDAQTMLSRIIKIGAVTKTSITSLSQTEEVPTVSPEELQQGLEAELYELVDVRSLAEREAFDIGGEHIPLAELDEEFHLTTEKPVVFYCASGKRSAEAVKRLQKRYPNRQMISLDGGLKAWLEQL, encoded by the coding sequence ATGCAGCCTGACTTGTTACGGTACAGTTGCCAGATGGCTCTGCCTGGCTTTGATGAAGGAACCCAGGATCTGCTTCAAAATGCTCGTGTGCTGATTGTGGGCACAGGAGGCTTGGGATGCCCGGCTGCGCAGTACCTTGCTGCGGCAGGCGTGGGTACCTTGGGTATAGCTGATTTCGATACGGTTTCTGTAGGCAATCTGCACCGCCAGGTACTCTTTACGCCTGAAGAGATAGGGCAGATGAAGGCTTTAGTTGCCTGCGAAAAGCTGCAAAGGCAAAACCCGGGCATAAAGTTGGTGCCACATGTACTTAAAGTAACCTCTGCCAACGTGATGGAGCTTTTGCAGGAGTACGACCTGGTGCTGGATGGCACCGATAATTTTGATGCCAAATACCTGCTGAACGATGCCTGTGTATTGGCAGGCAAGCCTTTGGTGTACGGAGCCATTTACCAGTTTGAGGGGCAGGTAGCAGTGTGGAACGTAAAGCAGCAGGGGAGTTTCTCCCCGAACTACAGGGATGTGTACCCGGAAGTAGATGCCTCACAGGTGCCTAACTGTACGGAGGGTGGCGTGATTCCTACCTTAGCCGGTATGATAGGCTGTATGCAGGCCAACGAGGTGATCAAGTATATTACGAAAACAGGAGACGTGCTGGCTGGCAAAATGCTGTTGGTGGATGCCCAGACCATGCTAAGCCGCATCATCAAAATCGGTGCAGTAACAAAAACAAGTATAACTAGCCTGTCTCAAACAGAGGAAGTACCTACTGTCTCCCCTGAAGAGTTACAGCAGGGGCTGGAGGCGGAGCTTTACGAGTTGGTAGATGTTAGAAGCCTTGCGGAGCGGGAAGCCTTTGATATAGGAGGGGAGCATATTCCTCTTGCTGAGCTTGATGAGGAGTTTCATCTAACTACAGAAAAACCAGTGGTATTTTACTGTGCCTCCGGAAAACGAAGTGCAGAGGCTGTTAAACGCCTGCAGAAGCGCTATCCCAACCGGCAGATGATATCCTTAGACGGTGGCCTGAAAGCCTGGCTGGAGCAGCTGTAG
- the moaA gene encoding GTP 3',8-cyclase MoaA, whose translation MLVDKFGRRINYLRLAVTDRCNLRCFYCMPEQGLDWLSRKELMSYEEMLHISSVLVKAGIEKVRITGGEPFVRKGFMSFLTDLSKLNGLQQLTLTTNGVLTAPFVPDLKRIGVTSVNLSLDTLDRDRFFAITRRDELPRVMEALEALLQYGIEVKINAVVMEGKNTDDILPLVELTKDMPVSVRFIEEMPFNGGGAHHTKLAWDHVQIMHTIKDKYPGIHKLPDPPYSTSYNYQVPGHKGSVGVIAAYTRSFCGSCNRIRLTPQGELKTCLYGNAVVNVKDLMRAGSDEQELVTALQSAISQKERDGWEAEKSVSNLTVLNASMATIGG comes from the coding sequence ATGTTGGTAGACAAATTCGGGAGGAGGATCAATTACTTAAGACTGGCGGTTACCGACAGGTGTAATCTGCGTTGCTTTTATTGTATGCCGGAGCAGGGACTTGATTGGCTCTCCAGAAAGGAGCTGATGAGCTATGAAGAGATGCTGCACATCAGTTCCGTATTGGTGAAGGCTGGCATCGAAAAGGTCCGTATTACAGGTGGGGAGCCCTTTGTAAGGAAAGGCTTTATGTCCTTTCTCACAGACCTCTCTAAGCTGAATGGCTTACAACAGCTAACCCTTACCACCAATGGCGTTCTGACTGCCCCATTCGTTCCTGATCTCAAAAGAATAGGAGTTACCTCCGTAAATCTTAGTCTCGATACTTTAGATAGAGATCGCTTCTTTGCCATCACCCGACGCGATGAGCTACCGCGGGTGATGGAAGCCCTGGAGGCCTTGCTTCAATATGGCATCGAAGTAAAAATAAATGCTGTTGTAATGGAGGGTAAGAACACTGATGATATTCTGCCCCTTGTGGAGCTGACAAAAGATATGCCTGTCAGTGTCCGGTTTATTGAGGAGATGCCTTTCAACGGAGGAGGTGCGCACCATACAAAACTGGCCTGGGACCATGTGCAGATCATGCACACCATCAAAGACAAGTATCCTGGCATTCATAAACTGCCAGACCCGCCATACTCTACTTCTTATAACTACCAAGTTCCTGGGCACAAAGGCAGTGTAGGAGTTATCGCTGCATACACCCGCTCATTTTGCGGGTCTTGCAATCGCATTCGGCTTACGCCGCAGGGGGAATTGAAGACCTGCCTGTATGGTAATGCGGTGGTGAATGTAAAGGACCTGATGCGAGCGGGTAGCGATGAACAGGAATTGGTGACCGCATTGCAAAGTGCCATTAGCCAGAAAGAAAGAGACGGCTGGGAAGCAGAAAAGAGTGTTTCGAACCTGACAGTACTAAATGCCTCTATGGCAACTATAGGAGGATAG
- the moaD gene encoding molybdopterin converting factor subunit 1 — translation MKINVLAFGIAKDIFGGAATDVELAEKATVTELRTSLEAQYPRLKQLASYMVAVNNEYATADAVLQQRDEVAIIPPVSGG, via the coding sequence ATGAAGATAAACGTATTGGCATTCGGTATCGCTAAGGACATTTTTGGTGGGGCTGCAACAGATGTAGAGCTAGCAGAAAAGGCCACCGTTACCGAACTACGCACTTCGCTTGAGGCGCAATACCCACGGCTAAAACAGCTGGCCTCGTATATGGTTGCTGTTAACAACGAATATGCCACTGCTGATGCCGTGCTGCAGCAGCGCGATGAAGTGGCTATTATTCCACCGGTAAGCGGCGGTTAA
- a CDS encoding molybdopterin molybdotransferase MoeA, with protein MIRVEEAEALIQAQARNYRIERVPLDQALGRVLAIDLKADRDLPPFNRVAMDGIAIKYAAFENGLRSFSIDGTQAAGDKPLELPGTESCIEIMTGAALPASADTVVRYEDLEIAGGKATVLAEEIVRGQNLHVQGKDKKEGEVVAPANKLIDAALVGLAASVGATELRVKTLPKVVIISTGDELVDIDQQPLPYQIRRSNSYTIQAALQKYKLHADLLHIPDEVTAIRERLTQCLEQYDVIILSGGISMGKFDYIPQVLEELLVKKHFHKVQQRPGKPFWFGKHANGVVVFALPGNPVSTFMCLHRYFVPWLKACIGLDVDSKVYASLSRDFNFIPSLQYFLQVSISISATGQLLATPFEGNGSGDFANLVEADAFMELPLEKTTFKAGEVYRIWPFKPLF; from the coding sequence ATGATCCGAGTTGAAGAAGCGGAAGCGCTGATTCAGGCACAGGCCAGGAACTACAGGATTGAAAGAGTACCACTCGATCAGGCGCTGGGAAGGGTGTTGGCTATAGACCTGAAGGCAGACAGAGACCTGCCTCCTTTCAACAGAGTTGCCATGGATGGTATTGCTATCAAGTATGCGGCTTTTGAAAACGGCCTTCGTTCTTTCAGCATAGATGGCACACAGGCAGCAGGTGACAAACCCTTGGAATTACCAGGCACAGAAAGCTGCATAGAGATTATGACAGGGGCCGCTCTACCTGCATCGGCTGATACTGTTGTTCGCTATGAGGACCTGGAGATAGCAGGTGGAAAAGCCACTGTTCTGGCTGAAGAGATTGTGCGTGGGCAGAACCTGCACGTGCAGGGCAAAGACAAGAAGGAAGGAGAAGTAGTGGCCCCGGCTAATAAGTTGATTGACGCTGCCCTTGTTGGACTTGCTGCATCGGTAGGAGCAACAGAGTTGAGAGTGAAAACGCTGCCGAAGGTTGTAATAATTTCCACCGGCGATGAGTTGGTGGATATAGATCAGCAACCTTTGCCTTACCAGATCCGGCGATCAAACAGCTACACGATACAGGCTGCTCTACAGAAGTATAAACTGCATGCAGACCTGCTGCACATTCCTGATGAGGTAACCGCTATTCGTGAGCGTTTAACACAGTGTCTGGAGCAGTATGATGTAATTATCCTGAGCGGAGGCATCTCCATGGGTAAGTTCGATTACATACCACAGGTACTCGAGGAGCTGCTGGTAAAAAAGCACTTTCATAAGGTGCAGCAACGGCCGGGTAAGCCATTTTGGTTTGGCAAGCACGCCAATGGCGTTGTAGTCTTTGCCTTGCCAGGTAATCCTGTTTCCACATTCATGTGCCTGCACCGCTACTTTGTACCTTGGCTTAAAGCATGTATCGGATTGGATGTTGATTCTAAAGTATACGCTTCTTTGAGCAGAGACTTTAATTTTATTCCTTCGCTGCAGTATTTCTTGCAAGTCAGTATCAGTATCAGCGCAACAGGTCAACTGCTTGCCACGCCATTCGAAGGAAATGGCTCCGGCGACTTTGCAAACCTGGTGGAGGCGGATGCTTTCATGGAGCTTCCGTTAGAGAAGACTACTTTTAAGGCAGGGGAGGTATACCGTATATGGCCGTTTAAACCACTGTTTTAG
- a CDS encoding NTP transferase domain-containing protein yields the protein MTLKDHKKHSIITRPAYGNFARNEWAIVGTPCGAIKSLADAVIEALSPAYKCAYVDASHAHSDAAETLPGRLAAGAVTAYTDQIQYHQFDLNKELNHFQFRQFFSDMDLVLVNGNHEQAKAQVVVIDPAKESSLQKRLSQLTNVQLFLLADTATEVFDFVKEAIPDWQRISILGLSETDKIINFFQGQLSQARPKLNGLVLAGGQSLRMGQDKGAMQWHGKEQRYFMADLLQEFTEEVFISCRAEQQAELDTNYKALPDTFTGLGPYGAILSAFREQPDAAWLVMACDLPLLNKATLQQLVNRRDSSSIATTFESPHDGFPEPLITIWEPKSYPVLLSFLSQGYTCPRKVLRNSDISMIKAFEPEALANVNTPEELERVEQILQEKKTLS from the coding sequence GTGACTTTAAAAGATCATAAGAAACATAGCATCATTACCCGGCCAGCATACGGTAACTTTGCCAGAAACGAATGGGCCATTGTAGGTACTCCCTGTGGCGCAATCAAATCGTTGGCTGATGCCGTAATTGAGGCTTTATCGCCTGCTTACAAGTGTGCTTATGTTGATGCCTCACATGCTCATTCAGATGCTGCGGAAACATTACCCGGACGCTTAGCAGCTGGTGCTGTGACAGCGTACACCGATCAAATTCAATACCATCAGTTTGACCTTAACAAAGAGCTGAACCACTTCCAGTTCCGCCAGTTTTTCTCTGATATGGACCTGGTGCTGGTAAACGGAAACCATGAGCAGGCCAAGGCGCAGGTGGTGGTGATAGATCCTGCCAAGGAGTCATCCCTGCAGAAAAGGCTCTCGCAGCTCACTAACGTGCAGTTATTCTTACTGGCTGATACGGCCACTGAAGTTTTTGACTTCGTTAAGGAAGCAATTCCTGACTGGCAGCGCATTTCTATACTCGGTCTTAGCGAAACGGATAAGATTATTAACTTCTTTCAAGGGCAGTTATCTCAAGCTAGACCAAAGCTCAATGGCCTTGTTTTAGCAGGCGGGCAGAGCTTACGTATGGGCCAGGACAAGGGCGCCATGCAGTGGCACGGAAAAGAGCAGCGGTATTTTATGGCTGACCTGTTACAGGAGTTTACCGAAGAAGTTTTCATCTCCTGCCGTGCAGAGCAGCAGGCAGAGCTTGATACAAACTATAAAGCTTTGCCTGATACCTTTACTGGTTTAGGGCCATACGGAGCTATACTTTCAGCCTTCCGGGAACAGCCTGATGCTGCCTGGCTGGTAATGGCCTGTGACCTGCCTTTGCTAAATAAGGCTACACTTCAGCAACTGGTAAACCGCAGAGACAGCTCTTCCATTGCCACTACTTTCGAAAGTCCGCACGATGGTTTCCCGGAGCCCCTGATCACCATTTGGGAACCCAAGAGTTATCCCGTGCTGCTGTCGTTCCTGTCGCAAGGCTATACTTGCCCTAGAAAGGTGCTGCGCAACAGCGACATTAGCATGATCAAGGCATTTGAGCCGGAGGCGCTGGCAAACGTGAATACGCCTGAAGAGCTGGAGCGAGTGGAGCAGATTTTACAAGAGAAAAAGACCTTATCCTGA
- a CDS encoding phosphoenolpyruvate carboxylase — translation MRTDTTLEAFRNLVGTRYEMYNSLFSSLPFHRVEKTGVMLSLLVLHCEEGFQRQLSPSEIIRSFFEQYTNYRTEQEQHDLLFRFVQYAERQVVLFDALEEAAFRDTHDMHGVGTIKQLSASVIQEKAQEQLADKLKDFAVRMVLTAHPTQFYPSNVLGIINDLSEALEVDNTSLVHSYLRQLGKTPFFKKEKPTPYEEAVSLIWFLENVFYRAAGNVISYLAGQFPDAVRVASKMIRMGFWPGGDRDGNPFVKADTTLQVADALRGAILKAYYEDVRRLKRRLTFKGVEGIVRDLESRLYNHLFVPEHTLDLKQEDILDVLNEIKRLLIEEHNSLFLGQVEALITKVELFGLFFASLDIRQDSSVHMHLYEELALLTDLLPSDYSQLSDGQKISALAEVQQSIEPEIFENDELLQDTMRTVAAIKTIQELNGEEGCHRYIISHCTSALNVQEVYTLFRLGGWQAEEVSVDIVPLFETITDLRNAADVMRELYENKAYREHLSRRDNTQTIMLGFSDGTKDGGYLMANWSIYKAKEALTQVSREYGVEVIFFDGRGGPPARGGGKTQQFYASMGSNIANKEIQLTIQGQTVSSNFGSVDAAQFNLEQMMFAGISNTLFNRKKSTITEEEDLLVQELAEVSFEAYTELKNHPDFLEYLNYVSPLRYYGEANIGSRPSKRKAGKLNLDDLRAVPYVGSWSQLKQNLPGYYGVGKALEALYEKGDWPKLQQLYKSSLFFKTLLDNCEMAMKKCFFPVTAYLADHPKYGQLWKLIYEEFERTRKYVLMLADADRLMADKPLDELSINMRQRIELPLITIQQYALANIRNIEEQEQDAQAKQVYEKLVVRCSFGIINAERNSA, via the coding sequence ATGCGAACCGATACCACACTGGAAGCATTCCGCAACCTGGTTGGTACGCGGTATGAGATGTACAACAGTTTATTTTCTTCTCTTCCTTTCCACCGGGTGGAGAAAACCGGCGTTATGCTCTCGCTGCTTGTGTTGCATTGTGAAGAAGGATTTCAGCGGCAGTTGAGCCCAAGTGAGATAATACGTAGCTTCTTTGAACAGTATACTAACTATCGTACAGAGCAGGAGCAGCATGACCTGTTATTCCGTTTTGTACAATATGCAGAACGCCAGGTAGTACTGTTTGATGCCTTAGAAGAAGCTGCTTTCCGCGATACCCATGACATGCATGGAGTGGGGACCATAAAGCAGCTGAGCGCTTCGGTTATTCAGGAGAAAGCGCAGGAGCAGTTAGCCGATAAGTTGAAAGACTTTGCCGTACGGATGGTGCTGACAGCGCATCCTACTCAGTTTTATCCGAGCAATGTATTGGGTATCATCAACGATCTTTCTGAAGCTTTGGAGGTAGATAATACCTCTCTGGTACACTCTTACCTGAGGCAGTTAGGTAAAACGCCTTTCTTCAAAAAGGAGAAGCCCACCCCATACGAAGAGGCGGTCAGCCTTATCTGGTTCCTGGAGAATGTCTTTTACCGTGCCGCTGGCAATGTTATTTCTTACCTGGCTGGTCAGTTCCCGGATGCCGTTCGCGTGGCCTCTAAGATGATCAGGATGGGTTTCTGGCCTGGAGGGGACAGAGATGGCAATCCTTTTGTGAAGGCAGACACCACACTACAGGTGGCTGATGCCTTAAGGGGAGCGATTCTGAAAGCCTATTACGAAGATGTGCGCCGGTTAAAGCGCCGTCTTACTTTCAAGGGCGTTGAAGGTATTGTAAGGGATTTGGAAAGCAGACTGTATAACCATTTGTTTGTGCCTGAGCACACCCTGGACCTGAAGCAGGAAGATATTCTTGATGTGCTAAATGAGATCAAGCGCCTCCTGATCGAGGAGCATAATAGCTTATTCCTGGGCCAAGTCGAGGCATTGATTACGAAGGTTGAGCTTTTCGGCTTGTTCTTCGCTTCGCTGGACATACGACAGGACTCTTCGGTGCACATGCATCTTTATGAGGAGCTGGCCCTGTTGACAGACCTGCTGCCGAGTGATTACAGTCAATTATCAGATGGGCAAAAGATAAGCGCTCTGGCAGAAGTACAGCAAAGTATAGAGCCTGAGATATTTGAAAACGATGAGCTGCTGCAGGATACAATGCGCACTGTTGCCGCTATCAAAACCATACAGGAGCTTAACGGTGAAGAAGGTTGCCATCGCTACATCATCAGCCACTGCACAAGTGCCCTGAATGTGCAGGAAGTATACACCCTTTTTAGGCTGGGTGGCTGGCAAGCGGAAGAGGTAAGTGTTGACATCGTACCGCTCTTCGAAACGATTACTGACCTGCGCAATGCAGCAGACGTAATGCGCGAACTGTATGAGAACAAGGCATACAGAGAACACTTAAGCCGCCGTGATAATACGCAGACGATCATGTTAGGCTTCTCTGATGGCACTAAAGATGGTGGGTACCTAATGGCAAACTGGAGTATCTATAAAGCAAAAGAAGCACTAACCCAGGTAAGCCGGGAGTATGGGGTAGAAGTAATTTTCTTTGATGGCAGGGGAGGCCCACCGGCACGCGGAGGAGGTAAAACGCAACAGTTCTATGCCTCTATGGGCAGCAATATTGCGAACAAGGAAATTCAGCTAACGATACAAGGGCAGACGGTAAGCTCTAATTTCGGCTCTGTTGACGCGGCTCAGTTTAACCTGGAGCAGATGATGTTCGCGGGCATCAGTAACACTTTGTTCAACCGTAAAAAGTCAACCATAACCGAAGAAGAAGACCTACTGGTCCAGGAACTGGCAGAGGTAAGCTTTGAGGCTTACACGGAGCTGAAGAACCACCCGGATTTCCTGGAGTATCTTAATTATGTAAGCCCGCTGCGGTACTATGGCGAAGCCAACATTGGTAGCCGTCCGTCTAAACGTAAGGCCGGAAAACTGAACCTGGATGATCTGCGCGCTGTGCCATATGTAGGCTCCTGGAGCCAACTAAAGCAGAACTTGCCAGGCTACTATGGTGTGGGCAAAGCGTTGGAGGCTCTGTATGAAAAAGGTGACTGGCCAAAGCTGCAGCAGCTTTACAAGAGCTCACTTTTCTTCAAAACCCTGCTGGATAATTGCGAGATGGCTATGAAGAAGTGCTTCTTCCCGGTAACTGCCTACCTGGCGGATCACCCGAAGTATGGCCAATTGTGGAAATTGATTTACGAAGAATTTGAGCGCACCAGGAAGTATGTGCTGATGCTGGCCGATGCCGACAGGCTAATGGCAGACAAGCCGCTGGACGAGCTGTCTATCAACATGCGTCAGCGTATTGAATTACCACTGATAACAATACAGCAGTATGCATTAGCCAATATCCGGAACATCGAAGAGCAGGAACAGGATGCGCAGGCCAAGCAGGTGTACGAAAAGCTGGTAGTGCGTTGTTCGTTCGGTATCATCAACGCTGAGCGCAACTCTGCCTAA